The nucleotide window GGGAGTTTCCGATTGGAGTTCTTGATCCACATGTTTATCATCTTTAACTGCTAAAACGAGTGGTTTTTTGTCTTCAGCCATGGTGGCCTTGGGCTTCTTGTGGCTTGCCCTATGGCCTCCCAGTGCTTGAAAGGAAGGGAAAGATCGGTTACAAGTTTTACACTCGTAAACAAAAAAACCAGCCTTATTAGTGGTGGTAGCAATCTCAGACAACTTTCGGCTACCAACCTTGAATTTCCCTTCATCCATCCTCTTCCTGGGACCATCACTTTGTGCCAACATGATTAAGCAATTGGCCATATCTTCTTCCTCCTCAGTGCTCTCATGAATCTCACCCGACGTCGTCGGAGAGGAAATGGAGTTGTACTCCTCCGCCACTCCTCCACCACCAATAGAAGCACTTGAGGAGCTACAAGTCACCGTGACACCGAACGGGGACGACGGCCTTTGGCGCTTCGTACGTTTGCCTTTGATGACCAAGGCTTGATGATCATTAGACCCCACAAATTCCTCTTGATGAGCTTGCACATCCATCACACCCGCACCGGCCAATAACAGTGTATAAAGGgttaaaaagaataaaagaaaattggAAGCAAGTGACCTAACCGAGGAAAGCAGTAACAGAGGTAGAGAGATAAGAAATGAAGGAGAGAGTGAGGGGAGTCTTATATAGTGAAGGATAATAAGGGTTGTTGCTGGTGTTTGTATTATTATATTAGTCTATACTTGTAATATATTAGCTTTCTATAGATGCCGCCTATCCTCTTACTTTTGCTTTCAACTTTCATAGGTGTTACCATTAGTAGAAACAATGGTTGtggtaaaaatataaattaagagTGTTCATCAtcctaattaaaatttatattccaattaaaaataaataaataaataaagattaaaatgtctaattaaaaataaattatgtttTAAGTATTAAGATCGTAATCTTGATATTAAAAGTGACGTTAATTTAATCCATTGAAATCAAGTTAAGATTTTACTAATTACAAGGAAAATGGAATGGAGGAATAAATGGTTGAAAATGGTGCGAAGCATTTAagagaaaatgactaaaataagcattaattaaactaaatttatgGTGTAGTTAAAGATTAGAGTTGAGAATTAGGTGgggaagagagagagagagagagagagaggacaGTTCAATTGAGTTGGTGTTAACGTTAAGAGTCagtttcacacacacacacacactcacTTTCAGTTTTCTCGCACACAGTTTGGCAGCCAAAGTCACGAATATCCCAACCATATATTATGTCAAATTACGAGGTCCAATTAAttcattttctaaattaaaaaataattaaattcattcatacatttacCTTTAAAATTCAACAACTCGGTTTATATATATACCGAAAGGAAAGAGGGGAGTTGCACGTTAAAAGCATGGGATGGTACACTCATTCACTCCATGTCTTCCTAAAgcaaattactttttttttccttaatttcTTTCCTATATTTTCAGGCTTATTATGATTTTGCTTCAAGTAggggtatttttatttttatttttttaaattaaagctATATATAATATTTGCCCatgatatttatataatttatcaatatttttaatataaaaaataaatataagttCATAAAAAGTAAAACTCGAATTTCATAACCTCAATCCTACTACTTCATTAACATGAACTGATTTATTATTTAACAAGGAACGTATAGCTGAAATAGCAACTTCATTTATTGGGGGAAATGCTTCTGAGTTTGCCAAACCTGCCATGTTAGTTAAACAAATTAGCTTCAATGAAACGCCAGCAATG belongs to Gossypium arboreum isolate Shixiya-1 chromosome 7, ASM2569848v2, whole genome shotgun sequence and includes:
- the LOC108483387 gene encoding zinc finger protein ZAT5-like produces the protein MDVQAHQEEFVGSNDHQALVIKGKRTKRQRPSSPFGVTVTCSSSSASIGGGGVAEEYNSISSPTTSGEIHESTEEEEDMANCLIMLAQSDGPRKRMDEGKFKVGSRKLSEIATTTNKAGFFVYECKTCNRSFPSFQALGGHRASHKKPKATMAEDKKPLVLAVKDDKHVDQELQSETPLLALQVSNNNSKGCQVNKGNKIHECSICGSEFSSGQALGGHMRRHRAAAATTASNQVVVSVGNGDGIKPRNILSLDLNLPAPEDDLRDSKFQFGAPKQAIVFSTPALVDCHY